From Pangasianodon hypophthalmus isolate fPanHyp1 chromosome 30, fPanHyp1.pri, whole genome shotgun sequence, a single genomic window includes:
- the LOC113528941 gene encoding tripartite motif-containing protein 16-like, with translation MAEASISVDQLSVDQFSCPVCLDLLKDPVTISCGHSFCKVCINDCWDQEDKSGVYRCPQCRDTFTPRPVLHRNNMLAEVVEKLKKTEVQAASPAHCYAGPGDVECDFCSGRKHKAVKSCLMCLASFCETHLKPHYEVPGLKKHTLIEASGNLQEKICSEHDKAIDIYCRTDQSFICYLCTMDKHKRHKTVPAASERAEKQSELKEEQMKSHQRIQEKQKKVQELKQALNTIKLSAQTAVEDSERIFTELISSMEKKRSEVTELIRAQEKTEVSRAERLLEQLEQEIADLQRRVTELEQLSHTHDHIHFLQSFQSLCVSSGCEDSPSITVNQHLSFDGVRKSLSDLKKRLEEFCQEEFIKIPKHAAAVHIMPPFFKEDFLKYFCDLTLDPNTVNYNLILSEKNRAVKYSESEQQYSDHPERFDSYSQVLCTESVCGRCYWEVEWSGEKWVLISVSYKDISRKGDGKECWFGGNNQSWSLQCFSSSLSFWHNNIKTELRLPSSSRIGVYVDHSAGTLSFYSVSDTMKLLHRVHTTFTQPLYAGFWIPDYGSAVRLWDPK, from the exons ATGGCCGAGGCTAGTATTTCAGTAGATCAGCTTTCAGTGGAtcagttcagctgtccagtctgtctggatctactgaaggatccagtgACTATCTcctgtggtcacagtttctgtaaggtgtgtattaatgactGCTGGGATCAGGAAGATAAGAGCGGAGTGTATAGatgtcctcagtgcagagacactttcactccaaggcctgttctacacagaaacaacatgctggctgaagtggtggagaaactgaagaagactgaagtccaagctgcttctcctgctcactgttacgctggacctggagatgtggagtgtgatttctgcagcgggagaaaacacaaagccgtcaagtcctgtctgatgtgtctgGCCTCCTTTTGTGAAACTCATCTGAAACCTCACTATGAAGTTCCTGGATTGAAAAAGCACACATTAATCGAAGCCTCTGGAAATctacaagagaagatctgctctgaGCATGATAAAGCGATCGATatctactgtcgtactgaccaaagcttcatctgttatttgtgtacGATGGATAAACACAAACGTCATAAAACTGTTCCTGCTGCATCagaaagagcagaaaagcag AGTGAGCTGAAGGAGGAGCAAATGAAATCCCACcagagaatccaggagaagcagaagaaggtgcaggagctgaaacaggctttgaacactataaag ctgagtgcacagacagcagtggaggacagtgagaggatctttactgagctgatcagctccatggagaaaaagcgctcggaggtgacggagctgatcagagctcaggagaagacTGAAgtgagtcgagctgaacgactcctggagcaactggagcaggagattgctgatcttcagaggagagtcactgagctggagcagctttcacacacacacgatcacatccatttcctccag agtttccagtctctctgtgtctcttctgGATGTGAGGACTCACCCAGCATCACTGTcaatcaacatctctcatttgatggagtgaggaaatCTCTCTCTGATCTGAAAAAGAGACTGGAGGAATTCTGCCAGGAGGAATTCATCAAAATTCCTAAACATG ctgcagcagttcacATAATGCCGCCCTTCTTTAaagaagattttttaaaat ATTTCTGTgatctgactctggatcccaacACAGTAAATTATAACCTCATTCTATCTGAGAAGAACAGAGCGGTGAAGTACAGTGAGAGCGAGCAGCagtactctgatcatccagagagatttgactCCTACAGTCAGGTGTTGTGTacggagagtgtgtgtggacgctgttactgggaggtggagtggagcgGTGAGAAGTGGGTGTTAATATCCgtctcatataaagacatcagcaGGAAAGGAGATGGTAAAGAGTGTTGGTTCGGAGGCAACaatcagtcctggagtctgcagtgtttctcttcttctctctctttctggcaCAACAACATTAAGACTGAGCTCAGActtccatcatcctccagaataggagtgtatgtggatcacagtgcaggaactctgtccttctacagcgtctctgacacgatgaagctcctccacagagtccacaccacattcactcagcctctatacgcTGGATTCTGGATACCTGATTATGGATCAGCTGTGAGATTATGGGatccaaaataa
- the LOC117596551 gene encoding tripartite motif-containing protein 16-like — protein sequence MAEASISVDQLSVDQFICPICLDLLKDPVTIPCGHSFCKVCINDCWDQDDKSGVYSCPQCRDTFTPRPVLRRNNMLAEVVEKLKKTEVQAASPAHCYAGPGDVECDFCSGRKHKAVKSCLMCLASFCETHLKPHYEVPGLKKHKLIEASGNLQEKVCSEHDKVLEIYCRTDQSFICYLCMTDEHKSHDTVSVKAYTTEKQSELKEEQMKSQQRIQEKQKKVQELKQAVNTIKLSAQTAVEDSERIFTELISSMEKKRSEVTELIRAQEKTEVSRAERLLEQLEQEIADLQRRVTELEQLSHTHDHIHFLQSFQSLCVSSGREDSPSITVNQHLSFDGVRKSLSDLKKRLEEFCQEEFIKIPRHAAAVQMILPSEPKSREDFLHYFCDLTLDPDTVHNYLILSEKNRVVTYSDIKQPYSDHPERFDSWEQVLCKESVCGRCYWEVEWSSEGCVYISVSYKDISRKGQGNECGFGRNNQSWSLRCSSSSHSFWHNNIKTDLRVPSSSRIGVYVDHSAGTLSFYSVSDTMKLLHRVHTTFTQPLYAGFRLPYRRSSVRLCNFP from the exons ATGGCCGAGGCTAGTATTTCAGTAGATCAGCTTTCAGTGGATCAGTTCATCTGTCCAATCTGTCtggatctactgaaggatccagtgactatcccctgtggtcacagtttctgtaaggtgtgtattaatgactGCTGGGATCAGGATGATAAGAGTGGAGTTTatagctgtcctcagtgcagagacactttcactccaaggcctgttctacgcagaaacaacatgctggctgaagtggtggagaaactgaagaagactgaagtccaagctgcttctcctgctcactgttacgctggacctggagatgtggagtgtgatttctgcagcgggagaaaacacaaagccgtcaagtcctgtctgatgtgtctgGCCTCCTTTTGTGAAACTCATCTGAAACCTCACTATGAAGTTCCAGGattgaaaaaacacaaattaattgAAGCCTCTGGAAATCTACAAGAGAAGGTCTGCTCTGAGCATGATAAAGTGCTggagatctactgtcgtactgacCAAAGCTTCATCTGTTATCTGTGTATGACGGATGAACACAAAAGCCACGACACCGTCTCAGTTAAAGCATACACAACTGAAAAACAG AGTGAGCTAaaggaggagcagatgaaatcccagcagagaatccaggagaagcagaagaaggtgcaggagctgaaacaggctgtgaacactataaag ctgagtgcacagacagcagtggaggacagtgagaggatctttactgagctgatcagctccatggagaaaaagcgctcggaggtgacggagctgatcagagctcaggagaagacTGAAgtgagtcgagctgaacgactcctggagcaactggagcaggagattgctgatcttcagaggagagtcactgagctggagcagctttcacacacacacgatcacatccatttcctccag agtttccagtctctctgtgtctcttctgGACGTGAGGACTCACCCAGCATCACTGTcaatcaacatctctcatttgatggagtgaggaaatCTCTCTCTGATCTGAAAAAGAGACTGGAGGAATTCTGCCAGGAGGAATTCATCAAAATCCCTAGACATG ctgcagcagttcagatGATTTTACCCTCAGAACCAAAGagcagagaagattttctgCACT ATTTCTGTgatctgactctggatcctgACACAGTACATAATTACCTCATTctgtctgagaagaacagagtggTGACGTACAGTGATATAAAGCAGCCgtactctgatcatccagagagatttgactCCTGGGAAcaggtgttgtgtaaggagagtgtgtgtggacgctgttactgggaggtggagtggagcagtgagggatgtgtgtacatatcagtctcatataaagacatcagcaGGAAAGGTCAAGGTAATGAGTGTGGGTTTGGACGCAACaatcagtcctggagtctgcggtgttcttcttcttctcactcTTTCTGGCACAACAACATTAAGACTGATCTCAGagttccatcatcctccagaataggagtgtatgtggatcacagtgcaggaactctgtccttctacagcgtctctgacacgatgaagctcctccacagagtccacaccacattcactcagcctctatacgcTGGATTCAGGTTACCTTATAGACGATCAAGTGTGAGATTATGTAATTTTCCTTAA